The sequence below is a genomic window from Vicia villosa cultivar HV-30 ecotype Madison, WI unplaced genomic scaffold, Vvil1.0 ctg.000032F_1_1_3, whole genome shotgun sequence.
GACTTTAAGTTGATTCCCTCTTACGAGACTTTAAGTTGTCATTTTACGCTCCACAGGGATCTTCCCATAGaactttaatatttatattatccatGAGGGTGACAAGGATCTTTCAAATGAAGTCCAACATTTGTATTGCCCCTTAAGGGCGGCAAGGATCTTTCGAAGAAGTCCAACGTTTAGATTACATCTTAAGAGCGGCAAGGATGCTCCAGTGTGAGTCCAACATTTAGATTGTCTTTTGTTGGAGGGTAAAAATCTTCCAATGGAAGTCCAACATTAATGTTGACCGAGGAACGGAATAACCTACGGTAAATACGATAACAATAAATTTTTTCAAAGAGCTTCGTGCATTGGTTGGTCAACCTACTTTTGCCtttaaataaacaacaaaaaagtaATTTACTATAGTAATATCTCAGGTTAATTAAGTTGCATGTCCTTGAGATGAGTCGTCCGTTCATCTTTTCGAGCTTGTAGGTTCCATGAGATAGTTTCTCACATATGTGGTATAGCCCTTCTTATTTGGATTGTAGTCTCCCCTGCTGGGCGAGTACGACAACTTGTCTAAGTACTAGGTTTCCCTTCTATATTTCCTTTAGGACTACCATTAAGTTGTACCTTTTGGCAACCCTTTGTTTGGCGATGAATTCCCTGATGTGTGGGACATTTCTCATCTCATCAATTGAGTTGGTTGTGCATCTTTTCCTCGCCTCATTCTCTTCATAATTAAACTGATAGCGTTGCCAAAGTCTTGAAGCTTTAGAgtgtgaaagagagaaagtgtgaaagctcTCCGTGTTGCGTCTAGGTGAACCATTTTTTATGAAAACACAAGGGAATTTTTGTAAAGTTACATGGCTAAATCATACACACACTGAAATATGTTTTAAAGTCTCTATTTCTCAAAGAAAATATCccataaatattttgaaattgtgCCAGATGAATCAGGAACCGTCATAATAGTTTTGGACAAGTTTTTGGTCTGTCCAATCGATTGAAACATATACCTAATAGATTGGGTTAATGCAAACGATGTCAGTAAACAATTGTGATAATGTCTTTATGAAGAGAAACATCTTTGCAtccattttttcctttttgaacTTTCACAAACGATTATTGAGGGCTCCCAATCGATTGGCCTAGTCCCAATATATTAGATCATTTATATTGGTCATCTTTCGTTTTTGGTGTCAACCTCTAGCTTATAGACAAAGGCATCTCCCTTCGCTTTTTCACATCCAAAAAATGAGATTTCTCTTTCTCACTCCggactctctctctttctcaatTTCTTTTTACTTTCTTTCACTTTTGTTTAGCTTTAGCGTTTCGAGAAAGTCACTGTGTTTAAGTGGGGTTGTTTGTATTTTGGAAAAGGGTGTTATTGTAAATTCATCAAGGAGTGTTTCTTCTTAGTTGAATAATTTATTCTTAAGGGAATGTTTGTTTTGGTTCAAAGCTTAACCcattgaaagttttattttgagatTTAAGTAAGTTTAGCAAGTGTAAAAGCTTACTTTGGTTCAAGATCAACTCGATATAAAATCCCAACTTGGTTTATGGTTAACCTATTTAAAACCCCCGTTTGGTTCGAGATTAGCCTGGTGTAAAATCTGTACTCGGTTTTATGGTTAGCCTGTGTAAAACCCCAATTTGTTTAAGAGGATATCCATTTAAAACTCTACTTTTGGTTTGAGATAAGTCCGTAGAAAATCTTAGTTTAGCTTGGAGACTAACCGATTAAGGAAGACTAACCTCTTCTCTCTGTTGTTCGTTGTTTAGTAGAAAGTTAGTTTAAAACTTCAATTTTCTTGCATAAGGGGGTTCGACAATTTAACCTACTAAAAGATCAAATTTTAGGAACAAGATTAGGTATTCTTGATTGAACCTTCTGATGTCATTTCTCTTACCGTTAACTATTTATTTACtgcatatttattattttgatgctACTACtcaaatgtttttaaactctCAAAATAAGAATAATAAGGTTTTAAACTACCTTTTCTTCACACCCCCACAATTCACCCTCTCTTGTGTGTGGAGTCACATGTCCAACATAAGGCTCGTCCACCAATGTGACTGTTGGAAGCCCCCTCGTGCACCTCTACAAGGACTAGGGCTATTTCATTTTCTCTTAGACATCTTAGCATGAGGAAAACCACTCCCATTTTGTAAATTTTCTCTGACATCATGGCGTACTTTGTTGCACATTTGCAAATTTTCTCCGCCTCTAACTCGTTCGACGGTAGTTCGTCTGATTGTAGATAGCGCATTATTGGTGTTATCCAGTTGGTTGTATGGGCTACTTTAAGGGTATTGGTCGGATCCACCTCGATATTAGGGGGAGAGATTCTCTTGAATTGTAGTGCATTTTTGTGCTGGCGTGTTTGGAGTAAAGGCCCACCCTGAAATTCTGTTACATGGGCACATAAGTTATTTAAAAAGCTTCAAAACATTTTGATAAATCATGtatatttttttagatatttGATGAACTTGGTTCCTTCTCCTGATATTTCTCAGCGACTTGATTTTCCATCAATTAGGAGTCTCTTTCGGTCTTCAAATTCTAAGCGCCCATCTTAAGGTGAGGACCATGTTGGTGATGGAACCTCCATACTCGGCCTGATTATTGTTAGCCTTGAATTCAAACTTCAACAACTGCTCGGGTAATAGGTCGTTTGATCCTTCTAACACTATCATGGCACTACTTTCCTTTGAGTTAGAGGCGTTATTTATAGATAATGCTTACGTGTAAGGAGCCTCCTCGCCTACTTATGAGCTGAATTTTGCCATAAAATCAATCAGTACTTGTGTCTTGATATTTCATTTGGATatatatttgatatcatactcAAATAATTCAACCGCCAAGATACCATCATTTTTGCTAGATTTGGCTTCTTAAGAACCCGTCAAATGAGATAGTTGGTTTTTACCATTACCCAACGCCCCTGAAAGTAAGGTTTGAGTTTTCTTGCAGTTATCAAGACCTCTGAGAAAAGTCTTTGAATCTTTTGATATCGGGCCTCAGCGCTCTTAAACACATTGCTTGTGAATTGACTGGTCGCTCAACTTTATTTGTCTCTTGGACGAGTAAAGAACTTTTCGTCTGgttaataattaacaaataaaggTAGATGAGTGAACCTACTATTCGGCGTGTCAAAATGGGTGATGATTTTAAAAAGGCCTTTAAGTTCGAGAATGCCTCCTCGCAATCCCTCGTCCATtccaacttctcctttttctcttGAGCGACAAAGAAATGAAAAGACTTGTcccttgcaaaaaaaaaatgaaacaagatAGGACAGCTAAACACCCTGTTAGTTGTTGGATCTCTTTAACGCTGAAGGGAGAGAgagatattttaatttataagttaTTAAAATTATGAATTGTTTTAATGATGTGTACATAAATGCTAACTTAGATCTAACTAAGTTGCACCGTGTCATTGCCATCTcattcagctttaaaaaaatgaaggaattaaaaatcttgaaattCGTTAAATATAAAGATAACAAAATTTGAGTTTAAAATAAACCAAGTACTTCGGCTATAGTGGGAAAAGAGTTTTCACTAAGGACGAATCGTTCGAATATTACCCGAGTTCAATTTTTGGTGGAAACAAGGCTTGACCAGTGAATCGTTCCTCTGAACCACGAAAATAGATTAGTCGATTCACTATGTGGATTGAAACTGGTTgactaaactaaaaaaaaaaaattgaatttaaaatagaggactaaaacattataataatatgaaaaaataaattaaaaaataaaaataaattaatattaaatagtgCATTATTAtcgaataaaatttattatacaaccatatatatatatatatatatatttaatataaaattttagtgTCAGTTGATATAATATAAAATGGTGTTTGATATAACgtgtaaaattaataaatatttttattttattttattaatagtataaaataatatttaattaaaaaaatttagataaaaTGACATATAAATAATTTACTGGAAGGTGTATTTGTTGAATGAATAatctaaacaaataataaaaaaataaaatatttttttataaaatgagaTAATATTGATCAAGTAGATTAATTTGTTGCTGATTACTCGTTGTTAAGTTTGTGCCCAAGAGAGTTTACTAAAGTGAAGTAGAAGAGTAGCCGTTGCTGGGTAGGCAGGCAGTAGTGGCTGCCCTTTATAGTTCTCCGAATCATCATCTCCAGTTCGGTCAAATATCAAAGAAGAGAATGACGAGTACTCAATCAGCGGCGAAGATCGATTCCAATTCAAACCACCAACGCCTCTACGATTTCGCCAAAATGGCTCTCATCAAGATATTCGCTCACCCCTACGCCACGGTCCGTATCACTTTCCCCTTTTCCATTCCATTTTCATCTTTTCACTTTCtcatcttccattcaatttcaaaattcaagGTCTGCGACTTGTATTGTGGAGGTGGCGCTGATACCGATAAATGGCTCGACGCACAAATCGGCCACTACATTGGTATAGATGTTTGTTCATCCGGGATAGACCAAATTCGACAAGCTTGGGAGAGTAATCGCAAATCTTACACTGCTGATTTCTTTCAACTTGATCCTTCCACAGTTAGTCACTCACCAATATTTTCTTATTCATATGTTGCTGCTATAACTAACTTAGGGTTTTTTAAATTGAACTTTGTTTTCTTGACAGGAAAATATAGAAACGCGTTTGGAGGAGAAGATCAATACGGTTGATTTTGTATGCTGTTTGCAACATTTGCAGGTCTTACATTTACTTTCGAATAATGTTTTGAATGCTATCTTTTACTTTATGCCTATTACAAAATGGAGTAACTTTGTTTTCTGATAGTTAGTGTCTCAAGTCACGACTATCATTTCGGATGCATTGTTTTCTCTCTTGATTTGTTCACTCTGATTTGCTttttggttttcttctgattAACATATCTAATGCAGTTGTGTTTTGAAACTGAAGAGAAAGCGCGGAGACTTCTTCAAAACGTTTCATTTCTACTGAAACCAGGGGGATATTTTCTCGGTATTACTCCTGACTCATCTACTATATGGTATGGGACTTAATTGTCAAAGGCCTATTATTCCCCCGTTTAGTTGCATGCTCTCTGTTTTTTGTGTGTCCAAATAAATTGTTATAGATTTGGTGTAAGGTTTGCCCATTTGGAACCACTTACACAGAATAAAAGTACCGTTATACGCTCGATTTTGAATGAACCACTTCAATCACTTTCTGTCACTTTGCTGCATCCAGTTATAAAGTTTTAATTTTCTTGGATTCTTTTGCTTTAAGATCGTTAATACAACCAGAAATGTTTCCATTATTCTGCAAAACAGTGCCCCGGAAAGCTAAAAGAAGTCCATGTACATACGTTGCCCCTCTTATTCAGTTTCATCTCTTAAACTTGACATGTAGTTGGATAAAATCCTCTTGTTTGCAGTTTTTGACTTAATTTTCCACTGGATTAGGGTAGATGCTGTATTAGAAGACTTAATTTCCATAACAAGatttcttttagtcattttttgGGTGATCTTTGAACTACGTCTTTGCCTTCGTACAACCGTGTCTTAAATTTCTCAGTCTTCTTATTCTTGAACATTATaatgttcaaattcaaatagtgTCAAACTGGATTTCCAGATTGATCCTCGGCTTAAATTTAGAGTTTTCTGCTAGTGAATGACTCTAAGGTGCACTCCTTTTCTCTTTTGTCGGGATGCTTAGTTTATTTCACTTCTGTCGTGcttttattataataatgatgataatgatatttaTTTCTGTCAAGTGGTTTCAGATGAAATCCACATAAAATGCCTCGTTTAAGATGCGTCAGACCACCTGCTATTAGGTTTCCACTATCGGGCCATCTACCATTTATTTCCACACTCCAGATGTTCAGTCCTTGGCGTGagagggtgtgttaagagtctcacatcagaCAATTTATGGCTTGAACATGTGTTTATAAGCGGAGGCAAGCCTCACCCTATACACCGGTTTGTATGGTTGAGTTAGGACAAACCACACATTCTTAACACTCTCAGTCTCTTCCTTAGTCCCTATATAACTGACTTTCACTACACTGTTTAATTTCTCTCTCGCTCTTTGTCACGGAAATAATCCCAATACACCCACTCCGGTATTTCCTATTCCTTCTAGTTCTAGCACAAACCTGTTGGGTACCGGGCTAGGGAGTTGCAGCCGTGCTAACAGCTCATTTGACCGGCATTACTCATATGAGGTCCTAACAATATTCCAAAATAATccctaaaattacaaaattttagtCCAGTTCGTCCATTTGTTGATATTTGCTAGGACTATAATGATATTTATTAAGTTGGTCATGCCGTCCCCCtcggtttataaaaaaaaaagtaataccGGGGATACATTTGAGACTAAGCGAATAATCTCAAGGATGAATTTGATATCAAACCTAGACATATGGGTGCACCTGGTTAACATTTCGAGATTCTAGAGGCCATTTTGAACTATTGATATTGTTGAAGACTAGATTTATACTGTCATATAATTCTAGGGACCGAATTGAGTATTTACTCTCCTATAAATCATATAAAGCTGCATGAGATACTTATACACAGATACACTGGATGATATTAACACTGTCTACATCTAGGGCCAAGTATCAGAAGAATGTTGAATCCTATCACAACAAAGGCAGCAGCATGAAGGCAAACATTGTTCCCAACTGCATCCGGACTGAGAATTACACAATTACttttgaagttgaagaagaaaagtACACATCTCCATAATGTATTAACTGCATGTTGCTTATACTTTGCTTTCAGTTACCGTTTATTATCATTCATTTGAATCTGCATAATGATTTCCAGGTTTccattatttggaaagaaatatcAGCTGAAGTTTGCTAATGATGTCTCTGCTGAAACCCATTGCCTGGTTCATTTTCCAAGTTTAATCAGGTATCCTTAATTTCAAAACTCAAGATTGACAACTGAGAGTTCTGCGGGTTTCTGCCAAGGCACTGTATAAATTCCACTATGGTGTAACTAGTACCTAACAAGTCTGATTTAAATGAAAATGCTTGATTTTGCTTAGATTTCACTCAAAGAAATTCCAAACATGCAGACATTGACTTTGTTAGATATGGATGGTAAAACTTAAACATTGGAAGGAGTGGGTGTCTGACTGTACCTTTTAGGTTCATTTATTCAATTATGACTTGTAAAATTGGTCTCATGTGTCAATTGCTTCATAAAACACAGGCTGGCAAGGGAAGCTGGTCTTGAGTATGTGGAGATCCAAAATTTGACCGAGTTTTATGATGACAACAGGTTAGTATCATCTTCTCAAGAGGAGACTGATCCTTTCTATGTAAATCCTTCAATTATACAATTTGCATTGTTAATAATTTTGGAGATTGCAAACTGCAAGACTTTATTCAATTTACTTTCTTTGATTGTTGCTTTAAGAGCTCAATTATCAGGCTTGCTTGCGAACTATGCTCCAAACCTTTTGGATGTTAGGGGTAGACTACTTCCTCGATCATATGATGCGCTTGGTAATGCATTAATCGTttctttttatccttttattGTTTGTAAGTTTCTTAGGCTCACTTACAACTATTATTCATGAGAATACTCATATATTAGTTTCCTCACTCCTATGCAGGCCTCTATACAACATTTATATTTCAAAAGCCTGACCCAGAAGTTGCACCCCCGATTGCAACTCCATTATTGCAAGATGTTGGATATAACCTCGAAGAGGTAAGTAATTAATGATGATTATGAGCTATTTTACCTTGATGCACTCCTTTGAATTTATATTTTGAtcagatttaattttattttcctaTAATGTTGTCAGGTGCATGGTGGGTGAAACTCTATATTTGTTTATTGTTTAATTGTAAAATAACTAGTAAATCTTCAaatatattgacgaaatcactTGAGATAAGTTATACCGGAAAAGTTCTTTTGAAATGATATATATTAAGGTAAAAAGGTGGGCAACTCTAGCTTTCTTCAAGGAAAAGCAAGCAACTAATAAGCTTGTTTCTTTAAAACCAATAATTCTGAAATTACTCGTGAGCATATAGAATTATTGTACTCGACTAGTTTTGACAAAATGCTTCTACCTCATGGCATTTGCTTTGCagaattattattttcaattgttttataaattaaaaattaaattattttgcaTCCGAACTAATTTTTACAGGGAACAACGTGGCGAGAGGATGAAATAAATGGACTTGTACTCGAGTCTTCTATTGGGCTGGGCAAGATTAGCGAGCAGAAAGGGATATTAGGCCCTGGTCCAGCAGAACTACGTTATCCAGAAGCACTTTGATATGTCTGTTCTAATGAAGCTATAGGTTTAGCTATTTTAGTTGGTTAGTGCTGTTAATATTTTACTGGCACCACAGAAAAAAGGAAGTTAGACTCCTATTTCTTCCCCTTGTGATTCTAAGGTTTGGTGTTTTAGACATGTAGGTCAAATATTGAGAGGTTGGCAGATCTTATATTGGCATATTTtagtgttagtttttttttttttttggatcttCTCTTACTCCAGTGTCCCAAAACAGGAGAATTAAAATGAAGTACTCAATATTTCAACATATTTTAGTCGTATAGTTTTCTTTGCAAGGAATTCATGGAGTGTCAGGAGTATCTTTGAAATTGCTTTTTACCCACTAGtaaaaaacaactttttaatttttctttcaaatattGACTTGTTTTCTTGAATCACGAAACTAAAGGgagaaatatttataatataagaaaagtaatGGTTTTGAAAATATTATCTCTATCccagtttataattttaatatatcttGATTTTGGGGTATTTTATGTctaattaatgtttttttcaaCTGATTCAATTTTTTGTTCTAAACAAATTTTGGCTACTTGCACAAAGTACTTCATACCTTAGCATAAAATACATTTTGGTTCAAAAGATTTggtttaaaagtaatttttttgtcAAATCAATATGCAATATCCTATTATTTATTTTGCTTCCCGATGTTTTAGTATGACACttaaggtagaaataaaattatatcCTTTTTCACATTATACACTTTTATAaattagtttaaaatatttttaaattaacgactgaatcttaatttttttttaaatttggacaagtttattattattcaaatatttttataaataatataaaaaaaaacaatatttatatataaggtaaaatataaataaacataaatttttctattaaaaataattataaaaaaattgttaaacaattttgtttttcatttcatttttatctttcacaTTTTAATAAGTTTCATAATTCTCTTTTTATGGAAATTTATGAATCcggttaaatatatattttttatctttaatttaaagatttaaaggttgttatgtttattttattttaaataaattatataattgattttaattagctgaaataaatatttttatatatgaaaaatggtatttatgattaaaaaaaaacttattcagaaatggtatacggaaaaaaatttattattgatctaaatatttttatctacgaaaatttactattgatctagatatttttgtaaacgatacctaaaaaaaataatatttgtatacaaattttttttgttattgatctaaatatttttatatacgaaaaacgATATTTATgatcttaatttttttattaaaaaatgatatacaggaaaaaaaatctattattaatataaatatttttatatatgagaaatCTACTATTCgtccatatatttttgtaaacataaataattttgtataggaaaaaatttattattgatctaaataattttatatacgaaaaatggtattcatGATtaaaaaacttttgattaaaaaatggtatacgggaaaaaatctattattgatctaaatatttttgtaaatgatacataaacataaataatatttgtacacgggaaaaaaatctatcattgatctaaatatttttatatacaaaaaatgaaatttatgatccaaaaataatatacgaaaaaaaaattattaatttaaatatttttatatatgaaaaaaaatcaattattggtctaaatatattttttaaccttctatttaaaataaatatattataaaaataaatgtgcaTTCTATTCTAGAACTTCTGCGTGTGCACGAATTTGTTATTAGTTTGTTTTAAAATGGTACATTCaacttttaaaaatttaaaaagtaaattatttaataacatattctatttttaaatatttttacctTATATTCCCCGACCACGAGTTAATAAAATCAAAAAGAGTTAAAAGGTTGTGCacttgtaaaatagttttacattgtcatccaatagaaaattatCAATTAGCCatgtcattaaattattttttaaataaaagagtggtttaattggatacatggtggtgattggttgacagtgtaaaaacattttacactgtcagtgcatcacccattttctcaatCAAAAATCTATTAATTGGGTTATTCATTTCTTGAAAAAGCTCAAAATCTTATCCATTTCGATTACCTACATCAATGGTAAAGAAAAAAACTTTCAATGAGCGCTAAGAAAGGTCACTTTGTAACATTGTTTTTTTGGATAATGCTAATAATAAACCCATTTATAGAAAGTTTTTATTGAGAAAAACAATAAAAgtattaagtttatatttttattaaaatcaattcaCAATTTTCAAGATAATTTTCCTTATTTAGTTCTTAATTTAATTTGTGTTCCTAAAGCACAAGGTAATATTACCGTTTTTCCATAAACTAAATTAAACATTGTTGAATACGAAGTCTGTTGTCTTTTTACATTTATAATTGGAGCTAGCTACCAACCACTTTTTACCTATGTCAATCTTTGTTTGTATCATTGAAAATTAATGAGAAAATAGACTCGGAAGAATAAGAGATTAACCCTTCTAGTTGTGGAAAAAATAAATCTCCACAAGTACTTCAGAAACATTGGAGACATGGATTTGGGGAAATGATTAATGTTTTGAGATTTTAATGtgagcaataaaaagaaaagggCTAGAAGCCTTTACCTGGAAGGTCTGAAAATGGTTAAAGTTTTGAGTgatgtttaattatattttttctcaattttttttttttgaattttgacaaagaTTGGTGAAGTTAATGTGAAGATCTAGATGAAGAAGATAGagatatgaaaaaaatataagatatTGACAGTGTATCATTATAATTAATGGATTGTCAAGATTCAAGGTGTGCAATTCGTTAACAAGATTAAacagttaaa
It includes:
- the LOC131622592 gene encoding mRNA cap guanine-N7 methyltransferase 2-like isoform X2 — protein: MTSTQSAAKIDSNSNHQRLYDFAKMALIKIFAHPYATVCDLYCGGGADTDKWLDAQIGHYIGIDVCSSGIDQIRQAWESNRKSYTADFFQLDPSTENIETRLEEKINTVDFVCCLQHLQLCFETEEKARRLLQNVSFLLKPGGYFLGITPDSSTIWAKYQKNVESYHNKGSSMKANIVPNCIRTENYTITFEVEEEKFPLFGKKYQLKFANDVSAETHCLVHFPSLIRLAREAGLEYVEIQNLTEFYDDNRAQLSGLLANYAPNLLDVRGRLLPRSYDALGLYTTFIFQKPDPEVAPPIATPLLQDVGYNLEEVHGG
- the LOC131622592 gene encoding mRNA cap guanine-N7 methyltransferase 2-like isoform X3 is translated as MTSTQSAAKIDSNSNHQRLYDFAKMALIKIFAHPYATVCDLYCGGGADTDKWLDAQIGHYIGIDVCSSGIDQIRQAWESNRKSYTADFFQLDPSTENIETRLEEKINTVDFVCCLQHLQLCFETEEKARRLLQNVSFLLKPGGYFLGITPDSSTIWAKYQKNVESYHNKGSSMKANIVPNCIRTENYTITFEVEEEKFPLFGKKYQLKFANDVSAETHCLVHFPSLIRLAREAGLEYVEIQNLTEFYDDNRLACELCSKPFGC
- the LOC131622592 gene encoding mRNA cap guanine-N7 methyltransferase 2-like isoform X1: MTSTQSAAKIDSNSNHQRLYDFAKMALIKIFAHPYATVCDLYCGGGADTDKWLDAQIGHYIGIDVCSSGIDQIRQAWESNRKSYTADFFQLDPSTENIETRLEEKINTVDFVCCLQHLQLCFETEEKARRLLQNVSFLLKPGGYFLGITPDSSTIWAKYQKNVESYHNKGSSMKANIVPNCIRTENYTITFEVEEEKFPLFGKKYQLKFANDVSAETHCLVHFPSLIRLAREAGLEYVEIQNLTEFYDDNRAQLSGLLANYAPNLLDVRGRLLPRSYDALGLYTTFIFQKPDPEVAPPIATPLLQDVGYNLEEGTTWREDEINGLVLESSIGLGKISEQKGILGPGPAELRYPEAL